From Niallia sp. Man26:
TACAATTTATTTAAAAACCTTGTCAATCAAATTCCGATCGTAATCTAATATCCAATCATTAAAAGTTTTATAAATACTTCTTATATTCTCTGGTGATTCAGCTAATAAATCACAGCCTCTATCATCGTAAACATGAAAGATTGTTTTTCTATCAATATTAATAAAATAGACTCTATGATAAATACTTGGTTTTAGTGCCAAATCTTGATTACAAATTGCTTTTAACAGCGGAATATAGTTGAGATCTGCTGCTTTACATTTTAGAGTAAATCTATGTGTTTTGTATATTCCTGCTTCGTCATCTTCAGGAAAAACATAAGCTTTGATTTCATGGCTCAGCCTGTACAATAAGGATTTTTCAACATAGGACGAAAAGTTCCCTAGATTTCGTCTAATATTTCTCCCCTTATGAAAATCACTTATATCCATCACTACATAAATATCTTCCTCAGGGGAATGTAATGCTTCAAACAAGGAAATCGCCCTATGATAGCACCCAAGTATATACGGGTTATCTGGATAGTCATATTCCCTTTCCCAATTAACCCCAAGTTCAAAACGAATGCCGATATCCCAGCTATAAAACAAGGGCGGTCTCAGTTCTAAAGCCGGGAAGTTTGTATTCATATAATTATTTAATAGCATGCTACACCGCTTTTCTAGAAAGTTTACTAGTTATTCTTATTGAGCTTGAGTGATTGGATAACAACGGTCATGGCATTCAAAACTATACGGTTCAAGTTTTTCATCTATGATTTCTGCTTGATAGTTATTATCCTTTAAATAGTTTAATAGAGTAGGAAGTTCAGAAGCTGTGCCACTTCTGTCATGCATTAATATTATTGGT
This genomic window contains:
- a CDS encoding DUF3885 domain-containing protein; this encodes MLLNNYMNTNFPALELRPPLFYSWDIGIRFELGVNWEREYDYPDNPYILGCYHRAISLFEALHSPEEDIYVVMDISDFHKGRNIRRNLGNFSSYVEKSLLYRLSHEIKAYVFPEDDEAGIYKTHRFTLKCKAADLNYIPLLKAICNQDLALKPSIYHRVYFINIDRKTIFHVYDDRGCDLLAESPENIRSIYKTFNDWILDYDRNLIDKVFK